One genomic segment of Brassica napus cultivar Da-Ae chromosome A3, Da-Ae, whole genome shotgun sequence includes these proteins:
- the LOC106444704 gene encoding uncharacterized protein LOC106444704, which yields MDLHVLQTTVVNALKSFMDETLPAVHNSISQLSRVEDLQTALTHLRSLKTLVTNPENFDGVLNQEATDRLDFERGRVRQRIDRLRARLESLNELIIMGHNHALNMERVVSRLNGIDIDTDPAGILGAPVV from the exons ATGGATCTACATGTTCTCCAAACCACGGTAGTTAATGCATTAAAGAGCTTCATGGACGAAACTCTTCCTGCCGTCCATAATTCGATTTCCcag TTGAGCCGCGTGGAGGACCTTCAAACTGCTTTGACACATCTTCGTAGTCTCAAGACTTTGGTCACCAACCCCGAAAATTTTGATGGGGTTCTTAATCAAGAAGCAACTGACCGTTTGGATTTTGAGAGAGGGCGTGTAAGACAACGGATTGATCGATTACGTGCAAGGCTTGAATCTCTTAACGAACTTATTATCATGGgg CATAACCATGCTTTGAATATGGAGCGTGTTGTGTCTCGTCTCAATGGAATTGATATAGACACAGATCCGGCTGGTATTCTTGGGGCTCCAGTTGTTTAG